The following proteins are encoded in a genomic region of Helicobacter sp. MIT 21-1697:
- a CDS encoding TonB-dependent receptor domain-containing protein — MRTISRILLGGGIIYFLSLCAYADEIRNETSQITESAKQVQSPSATRNVKLQKSVVTAASGSEKNVVDAPASVNIITKEELEQKPYRDLGEALKEVPGVSLDETSNKLGASAISIRGMPSGYTLFLVDGLRQNPSGDVATANLGVGVYNTFIPPMGAIERIEVIKGPMSTLYGSDAIGGVVNIVTKPITEKWHTSFQSQIIVPESSTFGNTYQNSLWTQGGLTKHLGLTFRVRQIHRNPSDRPKNDLGQDVNTFFGTKFSLLNVGTRLTWLPDSKNMLYADVDYTTSTYDNRKGEIGTLGVNTSSGRGGYEKEVGVDKILGAIGHKGSYDFGTWKNTLQFMRTNNTGRLVAGKTSSPNLGKNRDIASNDVIADTRLLLPLGESNILNVGAEYRFENYYDLAATPASHNRNTFALFAEDEYNIFEPLTFTLGARYNYNDKFGSNVSPRAYLVYEILDGFALKGGVATGYKAPYANQLIDAVYGYGSQGTLAFLGNPNLKPETSVSYEIGTIFDGKYIDFSLMFFRSNFKDKIESTRVNKNAQGAFYEITCNNYGGSSTQCSLAINADSAFSQGIESSFGIKPIYGVGFDVAYTFVDSEITSGSNKGRPLSSVAKHNIVSKLSYTHNKFNIYLQGQHKAGLLNTSALGDSSQATAIRNTLGGTYYKPYTIVNLGLGYKITESIRLNGGVYNLFDTNFIDFRNYTYGSSNGNVNMHGAMIQEGRRYWANITLDF, encoded by the coding sequence ATGAGAACAATAAGTAGAATACTATTGGGGGGGGGGATAATCTACTTTTTATCCCTTTGTGCCTATGCCGATGAGATAAGAAATGAAACTTCTCAAATCACAGAATCCGCAAAGCAAGTGCAATCTCCAAGCGCAACGCGCAATGTCAAATTACAAAAATCTGTCGTTACCGCCGCTTCAGGGAGCGAGAAAAATGTAGTTGATGCTCCAGCGTCTGTAAATATCATCACCAAAGAAGAACTAGAGCAAAAACCTTATAGAGACTTAGGCGAAGCCCTTAAAGAAGTGCCCGGCGTAAGTCTTGATGAAACTTCAAACAAACTCGGTGCTTCGGCTATTTCTATTCGTGGTATGCCCTCTGGCTATACACTTTTTTTGGTTGATGGCTTAAGGCAAAATCCTAGTGGCGATGTAGCTACTGCGAACTTAGGCGTTGGCGTATATAATACCTTTATCCCTCCAATGGGTGCGATTGAGCGCATTGAGGTTATCAAAGGACCTATGAGCACACTCTATGGAAGTGATGCAATAGGCGGTGTTGTCAATATCGTTACTAAGCCCATTACAGAGAAATGGCACACATCATTTCAATCTCAAATCATTGTGCCAGAATCTTCTACTTTTGGCAATACTTATCAAAACTCACTTTGGACACAGGGTGGGCTTACAAAGCATTTAGGGCTAACCTTTAGGGTGCGACAGATTCACAGAAATCCAAGTGATAGACCTAAAAATGACTTAGGGCAAGATGTCAATACTTTCTTCGGCACAAAATTTTCATTGCTCAATGTCGGCACACGGCTCACTTGGCTACCTGATAGCAAAAATATGCTCTATGCTGATGTAGATTACACGACATCAACCTATGATAATCGCAAGGGAGAAATAGGCACACTTGGTGTAAATACTTCATCAGGTAGGGGTGGTTATGAAAAAGAAGTGGGTGTAGATAAGATTCTTGGGGCTATTGGACATAAAGGCTCTTATGATTTTGGGACTTGGAAAAACACTCTACAATTTATGCGCACAAATAATACAGGGCGACTTGTCGCAGGGAAAACAAGTTCTCCAAATCTTGGTAAAAACAGAGATATTGCCTCTAATGATGTTATCGCTGATACGCGGCTTTTGCTTCCTTTGGGAGAGAGTAATATTTTAAATGTGGGTGCAGAATATCGCTTTGAGAATTATTATGATTTAGCTGCAACTCCTGCAAGTCATAATCGCAATACTTTCGCACTCTTTGCCGAAGATGAATACAATATCTTTGAGCCGCTCACTTTCACACTTGGGGCAAGATATAATTATAATGATAAATTCGGCTCAAATGTCAGCCCACGCGCATATCTTGTATATGAGATTCTTGATGGCTTTGCGCTTAAAGGCGGGGTAGCCACAGGATATAAAGCTCCTTATGCTAATCAGCTCATTGACGCTGTCTATGGCTATGGAAGTCAAGGCACTCTTGCTTTTTTGGGTAATCCTAACTTGAAACCAGAAACTTCAGTGAGCTATGAAATAGGCACGATTTTTGATGGAAAATATATTGATTTTTCTTTAATGTTTTTCCGCTCAAACTTTAAAGATAAAATTGAAAGCACACGAGTGAATAAAAATGCACAAGGTGCGTTTTATGAGATTACTTGCAATAATTATGGAGGAAGTAGTACTCAGTGTAGTTTAGCTATCAATGCCGATAGCGCGTTCTCTCAAGGCATAGAATCTAGCTTTGGCATTAAACCTATTTATGGCGTAGGCTTTGATGTGGCTTATACTTTTGTGGATTCTGAAATTACTTCAGGGAGCAATAAAGGCAGACCTCTCTCAAGTGTGGCAAAACATAATATCGTCTCCAAACTCTCTTATACACACAATAAATTCAATATCTACCTGCAAGGACAGCACAAAGCAGGTTTGCTGAATACAAGTGCTTTAGGTGATTCATCACAAGCAACAGCCATTAGAAATACACTTGGAGGCACATACTATAAGCCTTATACGATTGTCAATCTCGGCTTGGGCTATAAAATTACAGAATCTATCCGCTTAAATGGCGGCGTGTATAATCTCTTTGATACAAACTTTATTGATTTTAGAAATTATACTTATGGTAGTAGTAATGGGAATGTCAATATGCACGGCGCGATGATTCAAGAGGGGCGCAGATATTGGGCAAATATCACACTTGATTTTTAA